The Candidatus Nomurabacteria bacterium genome has a segment encoding these proteins:
- the secE gene encoding preprotein translocase subunit SecE: protein MFEFIKSVRAEMKHVTWLSRREIMVTTILVIVVAGVIGYLLGFFDLIFTKLIEVII from the coding sequence ATGTTTGAATTTATAAAAAGTGTAAGAGCGGAAATGAAGCACGTTACTTGGCTTTCTAGAAGAGAGATTATGGTTACAACTATTTTGGTTATAGTTGTTGCTGGAGTTATCGGATACCTTCTAGGATTTTTCGACCTTATATTTACAAAACTAATAGAAGTAATCATCTAA
- the rplK gene encoding 50S ribosomal protein L11, with translation MAKKVIKKVKLQVPAGGASAAPPLGPALGQAGVNIGDFVQKFNESSKEMGGFVVSVVLSVYEDRSYDFIIKTPLTIELLKKEAGIQKGAGRPNSSRAGVITKDQLKKVAEIKMKDLNTDDIEAAMKIVAGTARQAGIHVE, from the coding sequence ATGGCAAAAAAAGTAATAAAAAAAGTAAAGCTTCAAGTCCCTGCAGGGGGAGCTAGTGCTGCGCCACCACTTGGTCCTGCACTTGGACAAGCTGGAGTAAACATCGGAGACTTCGTTCAGAAGTTCAATGAGTCCAGCAAGGAAATGGGAGGATTCGTTGTTTCTGTAGTTCTCTCAGTTTATGAAGACAGATCTTATGACTTCATAATCAAAACTCCTCTAACTATCGAACTTCTAAAAAAAGAAGCAGGTATCCAAAAGGGAGCTGGTAGACCAAACTCATCTAGAGCTGGGGTCATAACAAAAGATCAGCTGAAAAAAGTTGCAGAGATAAAGATGAAAGATCTAAACACTGACGATATCGAAGCTGCTATGAAAATAGTTGCTGGTACTGCAAGACAAGCTGGTATTCACGTAGAATAG
- a CDS encoding TIGR01777 family protein, protein MKKIVITGGSGFIGSKITESLMEKGYSVVVLDIFPPKIENQNLSFVKVDTSFGVDPQIFEGVYGVINLAGVNIGQRWNKKIKTAIKDSRINTTKNLVSAISKTNVKPSALISASAVGIYGDQKDVLLEEGASYGVDFLAQVAKSWEEEASEARDFGTRVCLVRTAHVLGKGGILGALTPVFKKHLGGYFGNGKQYMPWVHWQDIVNIYIFLLENDSASGAYNTGAGEPVTQKDLFKVFAKVNKFWPVWMIPRPIAKIVLGEFGLSLFSSQKISSEKLTSLGYSFEYNDITQALLDL, encoded by the coding sequence ATGAAAAAAATAGTTATAACAGGTGGGTCTGGATTTATCGGTAGCAAAATAACCGAGTCTCTCATGGAGAAGGGTTATAGTGTTGTCGTTCTTGATATATTTCCACCCAAAATAGAAAATCAAAATCTTTCTTTTGTAAAAGTAGACACTTCTTTCGGGGTTGACCCGCAAATATTTGAAGGGGTGTATGGTGTTATAAATCTTGCCGGAGTAAACATAGGACAGAGGTGGAACAAAAAAATAAAAACCGCTATCAAAGATTCTAGAATAAACACAACCAAAAATCTTGTAAGTGCTATTTCTAAAACAAATGTTAAACCAAGTGCACTAATATCTGCTTCTGCTGTTGGAATATATGGAGACCAAAAAGATGTACTTCTAGAAGAGGGTGCAAGTTACGGCGTAGATTTTCTGGCACAAGTTGCAAAGAGTTGGGAAGAAGAAGCATCCGAAGCTCGTGATTTTGGAACTAGAGTTTGTTTAGTCAGGACTGCACATGTTCTAGGGAAGGGCGGGATACTGGGTGCACTTACTCCAGTTTTCAAAAAACACTTGGGTGGATATTTTGGAAACGGGAAGCAGTATATGCCGTGGGTACACTGGCAAGATATAGTGAACATATATATTTTTCTTCTAGAAAATGATTCTGCAAGCGGTGCTTATAATACCGGTGCAGGGGAACCTGTAACTCAAAAAGATCTTTTTAAAGTTTTTGCAAAAGTAAACAAATTCTGGCCTGTATGGATGATTCCTAGGCCTATAGCAAAAATAGTTTTGGGAGAGTTTGGGCTTTCGCTTTTTTCTTCACAAAAAATCAGCTCCGAAAAGCTGACTTCTCTAGGATATTCTTTTGAATATAACGATATCACCCAAGCTCTTTTAGATCTTTGA
- a CDS encoding 4a-hydroxytetrahydrobiopterin dehydratase → MSLKGKKCKACEDKSVMPLTIPRAQEFLKEIPEWEISPDASMISREFVFDSYRRSADFVARVVNLAEEEGHHPDMHFYYGRVLVELTTHSIGGLSENDFILAAKIDANI, encoded by the coding sequence ATGTCACTAAAGGGTAAAAAATGCAAAGCGTGCGAAGACAAAAGCGTTATGCCACTTACTATTCCCAGGGCCCAAGAATTTCTAAAAGAAATTCCAGAGTGGGAGATTTCTCCAGACGCATCTATGATAAGTAGAGAATTTGTCTTTGATTCATATAGAAGATCGGCAGACTTTGTAGCTAGGGTTGTAAATCTTGCGGAGGAAGAGGGTCATCATCCGGACATGCATTTTTATTATGGAAGAGTTTTGGTTGAACTCACGACTCACAGTATAGGAGGTCTTTCCGAAAATGACTTTATACTAGCAGCTAAGATAGATGCAAATATATGA
- the rplS gene encoding 50S ribosomal protein L19: METNKFTPVDVNSRKALDMKSGDTVRVWSKIEEKGKTRLQAFEGVVLARKHGAEPGATFTVRKVSNGVGVERIFPLYSPLIDKIEVLKRSKTRRSKLYFIREKAIKEMRKRMKAFMFSSDTATLEAENQANEPETEEVVENEEATEVETTEEVVEEVPAEEAAPEEKTEEAPTETTEEETKSE; encoded by the coding sequence ATGGAAACAAATAAATTTACACCAGTTGATGTTAACTCTAGAAAAGCTCTTGATATGAAGTCAGGTGATACTGTTAGAGTTTGGTCAAAAATAGAAGAAAAGGGAAAAACTAGACTCCAAGCTTTTGAAGGTGTTGTTTTGGCTAGAAAACACGGAGCTGAACCAGGAGCAACATTTACAGTTAGAAAAGTTTCAAATGGTGTTGGAGTAGAAAGAATATTTCCACTTTACTCTCCATTGATAGATAAGATAGAAGTTCTAAAGAGATCAAAAACAAGAAGAAGCAAGCTTTACTTCATAAGAGAGAAAGCTATCAAAGAAATGAGAAAGAGAATGAAAGCGTTTATGTTCTCTAGCGATACAGCTACTCTAGAAGCAGAAAATCAAGCAAACGAACCTGAAACAGAAGAAGTTGTAGAGAATGAAGAGGCGACAGAAGTAGAAACAACAGAAGAAGTTGTAGAAGAAGTACCAGCTGAAGAAGCGGCTCCAGAAGAAAAAACAGAAGAAGCGCCAACTGAAACAACTGAAGAAGAAACAAAGTCTGAATAA
- a CDS encoding FKBP-type peptidyl-prolyl cis-trans isomerase: MNKDFYKKGNVTAGILLGILFAIAAIFYIIGKKDEVQPDENLLEDNQIQETMTEENNTTREDGLVIETLKEGEGVEAAAGDIVSVHYTGVFESGEKFDSSLDRGVPFDFTLGAGQVIRGWDEGVLGMKVGEQRKLTIPYELGYGEAGYGPIPPKATLIFEVELLAIK, from the coding sequence ATGAACAAAGATTTTTACAAAAAGGGCAATGTTACCGCCGGAATACTTCTGGGTATACTTTTTGCGATTGCAGCGATTTTTTATATAATCGGCAAAAAAGATGAGGTTCAACCAGATGAAAATTTATTAGAAGATAATCAAATACAAGAAACTATGACAGAAGAAAACAATACAACTAGAGAAGATGGCCTAGTCATCGAAACATTAAAAGAGGGCGAGGGTGTGGAAGCTGCTGCTGGAGACATCGTTTCAGTTCACTACACAGGAGTTTTTGAAAGTGGAGAAAAGTTCGACTCAAGTTTAGACAGAGGTGTACCTTTTGATTTCACACTAGGTGCAGGACAAGTTATAAGAGGTTGGGACGAAGGAGTCTTGGGCATGAAAGTCGGTGAACAAAGAAAACTAACAATTCCTTATGAACTTGGTTACGGAGAAGCAGGATATGGACCCATACCTCCAAAGGCAACTCTTATATTTGAGGTTGAATTACTAGCGATAAAATAA
- a CDS encoding DUF1211 domain-containing protein, producing MRQDRMNQLNDGIFAIVMTLLVLEIKVPVFDKIITNQELNYALWESVPLFLAYLLSFAVLFTYWRAHHFIISDLAKNIDIELTGGNAIFLFFVALTPFSAHLLGSYPYTQTAIGMFGINVITIGVSLYWMRHHILTSHKIENVEYTGRQIRNGNFRILLPVFCAIIAFYISFLSIQLSLTILTVAVLYNLLPISSKINNVVLDKVWPVKENNPLF from the coding sequence ATGAGGCAAGATAGAATGAATCAACTAAACGATGGGATTTTTGCTATCGTTATGACACTACTGGTTTTAGAGATAAAAGTTCCAGTTTTCGACAAAATTATAACCAACCAAGAATTAAACTACGCCCTGTGGGAGAGTGTGCCACTTTTTCTAGCGTACCTGCTTTCTTTCGCAGTACTTTTTACATATTGGAGGGCTCACCACTTTATAATCTCTGATTTGGCAAAAAATATAGACATAGAACTTACCGGAGGAAACGCTATATTTTTGTTCTTTGTAGCACTTACTCCATTTTCGGCGCATCTTTTGGGATCATATCCTTATACACAAACTGCTATAGGTATGTTCGGAATAAACGTCATAACTATCGGTGTTTCGCTTTATTGGATGAGACATCACATACTTACTTCTCATAAAATAGAAAACGTAGAATACACAGGAAGACAGATTAGAAATGGAAACTTCAGAATTCTCCTACCTGTTTTTTGTGCAATAATAGCTTTCTATATAAGTTTTCTAAGTATACAACTATCACTGACTATTCTTACTGTTGCTGTTTTATATAACTTGCTTCCTATATCTAGCAAGATAAACAACGTTGTGCTGGACAAAGTCTGGCCAGTAAAAGAAAACAATCCGCTTTTTTAG
- a CDS encoding peroxiredoxin, with protein MIKENKKAPGFSSVDQGGNKIKLSDFLGKWVLLYFYPKDNTPGCTKEACALRDTHKEFTKLNAVVLGVSKDSEKSHTSFIEKFGLPFTLISDKDQKIIKKYGADGIMMPKRVSFLINPEGIVRKIYSKVKPETHASEVIRDLKELG; from the coding sequence ATGATAAAAGAAAACAAAAAAGCACCGGGTTTCAGTTCTGTAGACCAGGGCGGCAACAAAATAAAACTTAGCGATTTCCTTGGGAAATGGGTACTTTTGTACTTTTATCCAAAAGACAACACTCCAGGATGCACCAAAGAAGCTTGCGCTCTCCGTGACACTCACAAAGAATTCACAAAACTAAACGCCGTGGTTCTCGGAGTATCCAAAGATAGCGAGAAATCTCATACGAGTTTTATAGAAAAGTTCGGACTACCGTTTACTCTCATATCTGACAAAGATCAAAAAATTATCAAAAAATACGGAGCCGACGGTATCATGATGCCAAAAAGAGTTTCTTTTCTGATAAACCCAGAAGGTATCGTGAGAAAAATTTATAGCAAAGTAAAACCAGAAACTCACGCAAGTGAAGTAATTAGAGATCTAAAAGAGCTTGGGTGA
- a CDS encoding DUF1599 domain-containing protein, giving the protein METSYRKTEEEISLVIKKCKDLFLKKNQDYGSSWRVMRLPSLTDQIFIKAQRSRTVEDTKENRVGESIEAEYIGMINYSIMSLIQQKLGAKPEAHMDKQLLSDLYDEEIKEIEELRQNKNHDYGEAWRSMRPNSFTDLILMKLVRIKQIEDNDGKTIASEGVRSGYQDIVNYCFFWLILTGSEK; this is encoded by the coding sequence ATGGAAACATCCTATCGAAAAACCGAAGAGGAAATATCTTTGGTAATTAAAAAGTGTAAGGACTTATTTCTAAAAAAGAATCAAGATTATGGTTCATCCTGGCGAGTGATGCGACTTCCTAGTCTTACGGATCAAATTTTTATCAAAGCACAAAGATCACGAACTGTTGAAGACACCAAAGAAAATCGTGTCGGAGAAAGTATAGAAGCAGAATATATAGGTATGATTAATTACTCAATCATGTCTTTAATTCAACAAAAATTGGGCGCAAAACCAGAAGCCCATATGGACAAACAACTTCTCTCTGATCTTTATGACGAAGAAATTAAGGAAATCGAAGAATTGAGACAAAACAAAAATCATGACTATGGGGAAGCCTGGAGAAGCATGAGACCAAATTCATTTACAGACCTTATACTAATGAAACTTGTCAGAATAAAACAGATAGAAGACAATGACGGCAAAACGATTGCCTCTGAAGGGGTACGTTCTGGCTATCAAGATATTGTAAACTACTGTTTCTTCTGGCTTATCCTTACTGGATCTGAAAAATAA
- a CDS encoding FAD-dependent thymidylate synthase, which produces MMLKKLIKNFVLRVRLARFKKKVTFSEKNDQVVTIYDHLAPEDDAMLQSLNSRQAGGLWVNLKKVLSEGSSKKFMSMFYIGYGHRSIGDCGTTTVSLDGISMLSAKAVQDWPLYSGQETSTRYIDVEGLGVYDPMKTENSSAIMKKWFDFYRDARPRLIEHLLEKFPIEKGQKESVYKKAIEARAFDILRSFLPAGAKTNASIHMNLRQFGDKLLWMRHHPAKETSSLALQMEEMLIKRYPSSFSEKRYPESEEFRKDFMQNHYLWTGGIQKKMGSFIHGIKNISEMEFMRSFGDLQKKRPPKTDPPKVWNEYGTFQFDFMIDFGSYRDLQRQRSAEQRMPLLTTELGFEKWYLEELPEDLQKEAEILIKDQTSDIESLACSDVERQYYIAMGFRVPCRFTIKLADLIYIVELRSQKTVHPTARMVAQKMGGVLKDAFPDLVLYLDEEPANFDVKRGTQDIVKKG; this is translated from the coding sequence ATGATGCTTAAAAAATTAATAAAGAATTTTGTTCTCCGAGTTAGACTCGCGAGATTCAAAAAAAAGGTTACCTTTTCTGAAAAAAATGATCAGGTAGTTACAATCTATGACCACCTCGCCCCCGAGGATGACGCCATGCTTCAATCTCTAAATTCGAGACAAGCGGGTGGACTCTGGGTCAACCTGAAAAAGGTTTTGAGTGAAGGGAGTTCAAAAAAATTCATGAGCATGTTCTACATTGGCTATGGACACCGATCAATAGGTGATTGTGGCACAACAACAGTGTCTCTGGACGGAATTAGTATGCTTTCAGCCAAGGCTGTGCAAGACTGGCCGCTTTACAGTGGACAAGAAACATCTACCCGATACATTGATGTGGAAGGTTTGGGTGTTTATGACCCCATGAAAACTGAAAATTCTTCAGCTATCATGAAAAAATGGTTCGACTTTTACAGAGATGCTCGTCCGAGACTTATAGAACATCTTCTGGAAAAGTTCCCGATAGAAAAAGGTCAAAAAGAGTCTGTGTACAAAAAGGCGATCGAGGCTAGGGCCTTTGATATCCTTAGATCATTCTTGCCCGCAGGCGCTAAAACCAATGCCAGTATTCATATGAATCTCAGGCAATTTGGCGATAAGCTACTGTGGATGAGGCACCACCCAGCAAAAGAAACCTCGTCACTTGCACTTCAAATGGAAGAAATGTTGATCAAAAGGTATCCGTCCAGTTTTAGTGAAAAAAGATACCCTGAAAGTGAAGAGTTCAGAAAAGATTTCATGCAAAACCATTACCTCTGGACTGGAGGCATCCAAAAAAAGATGGGTTCATTCATTCATGGAATAAAAAACATAAGTGAAATGGAATTTATGAGGAGTTTTGGAGACCTTCAGAAAAAAAGGCCGCCAAAAACTGACCCACCAAAGGTTTGGAATGAATATGGAACTTTTCAGTTCGACTTTATGATCGACTTTGGATCCTACAGGGACCTCCAGAGGCAACGGAGTGCTGAACAAAGAATGCCACTTTTGACGACTGAACTTGGTTTCGAAAAATGGTACCTGGAAGAACTTCCGGAAGACCTGCAAAAAGAAGCTGAGATTCTTATAAAAGATCAGACAAGCGACATAGAAAGTCTCGCCTGCAGTGATGTAGAAAGACAGTACTACATTGCTATGGGATTCCGTGTTCCGTGCAGGTTTACAATAAAGCTTGCCGACCTGATCTACATAGTAGAACTAAGAAGTCAAAAGACTGTTCACCCAACCGCAAGAATGGTTGCTCAAAAAATGGGTGGTGTTCTGAAGGATGCATTTCCTGATCTTGTTCTTTATTTGGACGAAGAGCCTGCAAACTTTGATGTAAAGCGAGGTACTCAAGACATTGTTAAAAAAGGTTAA
- a CDS encoding SIMPL domain-containing protein (The SIMPL domain is named for its presence in mouse protein SIMPL (signalling molecule that associates with mouse pelle-like kinase). Bacterial member BP26, from Brucella, was shown to assemble into a channel-like structure, while YggE from E. coli has been associated with resistance to oxidative stress.), producing the protein MEKETLLTSKKIQKSLGGLLAILMIFFAFKTIGSIKELRYIGSDSYPSSTIYVEGEGEVFVVPDTAVVSFTVIKNDKDLGVAQDALSESVSNILNLIREEGILDEDIKTTSYSSNPVYAYSNYYYYPRPVKGEIESYEISETIEIRIKNTDSVSRVMEILGENEVTSIYGPNYTVYDMSALEDEARDMAISNAKEEAKRLADMLGVRLVRIVSYSEDYAYPYYDRAFGGDVMTLDAVESAPSPEIPEGEQKITKKVTVTYEIR; encoded by the coding sequence ATGGAAAAAGAAACATTGCTTACAAGCAAAAAAATACAAAAATCACTAGGCGGTCTTCTGGCTATACTTATGATTTTCTTTGCTTTCAAAACTATAGGAAGTATAAAAGAACTAAGATATATAGGTAGCGACAGTTATCCTTCTAGTACTATCTATGTAGAGGGTGAAGGAGAAGTTTTTGTTGTTCCAGATACAGCAGTAGTTAGTTTTACTGTTATAAAAAATGACAAAGATCTAGGAGTTGCACAAGATGCACTTTCTGAATCTGTTTCAAACATACTCAATCTTATAAGAGAAGAAGGTATTTTAGACGAAGATATCAAGACAACTTCTTATTCTTCAAATCCAGTTTACGCTTACAGTAACTACTACTATTATCCAAGACCTGTAAAAGGGGAGATAGAGTCCTATGAGATAAGCGAAACAATAGAAATAAGAATCAAAAACACAGACTCTGTTTCTAGAGTTATGGAGATTCTAGGAGAGAACGAAGTTACTTCTATCTACGGACCAAATTATACTGTTTACGATATGAGCGCATTAGAAGATGAAGCCAGAGATATGGCTATTTCAAACGCAAAAGAGGAAGCAAAAAGATTGGCTGATATGCTAGGGGTTAGATTGGTAAGAATAGTATCTTACAGTGAAGATTACGCATATCCTTACTACGACAGAGCATTTGGAGGAGATGTTATGACACTAGACGCCGTAGAGTCTGCACCGTCACCAGAAATTCCAGAAGGAGAACAAAAGATCACAAAGAAAGTCACAGTAACTTACGAGATAAGATAA
- a CDS encoding calcium/sodium antiporter, with translation MLTYILFVVGFIILIKGANTLVDGATSIARKLGVTEIVIGLTIVAFGTSAPELAVNVISALKGSTSLAVGNVLGSNIANIFLILGVAAAIKPLTVKRNTIFKEIPFSLLAALVVLFLALDGIFNSSYPSMLIRGDGLTLLGFFAIFLYYTVSIAKGGEDETEEDSGTPNIKPVRAIFMIVVGLVMLTLGGQWIVNGAIKIAGLLGMSESLIGLTVVAIGTSLPELATSIVAIRKGKTDIAIGNAVGSNIFNIFWILGVTSVIVPLPFSLTDISYVFMTVAASVFLFAALFVGRKHTLKRWQGFSFIFIYIMYLVYLIVLS, from the coding sequence ATGCTGACTTATATACTGTTTGTTGTAGGATTTATTATCCTCATAAAAGGTGCCAACACTCTAGTCGATGGTGCTACTTCTATTGCAAGAAAGTTGGGAGTTACAGAAATAGTTATAGGTCTTACTATTGTTGCGTTTGGTACGTCTGCTCCAGAACTTGCGGTCAATGTTATATCTGCTCTCAAGGGTTCTACTAGTCTTGCGGTAGGTAACGTTCTAGGAAGCAACATTGCAAATATTTTTCTGATACTTGGAGTTGCAGCGGCAATAAAGCCACTTACTGTAAAAAGAAACACTATCTTCAAAGAAATACCCTTTAGTCTACTCGCCGCACTGGTTGTCTTGTTCTTGGCATTAGACGGTATATTCAATTCTAGTTACCCGTCTATGCTTATAAGAGGAGACGGACTAACACTGCTTGGATTTTTTGCGATCTTTCTTTATTACACAGTTTCTATCGCAAAAGGTGGTGAAGATGAAACAGAAGAAGATTCTGGTACGCCAAATATAAAACCAGTAAGAGCTATTTTTATGATAGTAGTTGGACTCGTTATGCTTACTCTTGGTGGTCAGTGGATAGTAAACGGCGCTATAAAAATAGCAGGACTTCTGGGTATGAGTGAGTCACTTATCGGTCTTACTGTTGTTGCTATAGGAACATCTCTTCCAGAGCTTGCTACTTCTATCGTTGCGATAAGAAAAGGCAAGACTGACATAGCCATAGGAAACGCCGTTGGTTCAAACATCTTCAATATATTCTGGATACTGGGCGTAACTTCTGTGATTGTTCCGCTACCTTTTTCTCTAACAGATATTTCCTATGTTTTCATGACAGTTGCAGCCAGCGTGTTTTTATTTGCAGCTCTTTTTGTAGGGAGAAAACATACACTCAAAAGATGGCAAGGATTTTCTTTTATTTTTATATATATAATGTATTTGGTTTATCTAATCGTACTTTCGTAG
- a CDS encoding HAMP domain-containing histidine kinase, which yields MKLNIFKKLKEGDFCPPEQDDSRDLLYFISHKLSSELTKIKWGIEELSSSQMDDQRRDFLSSKIKEAVNSSISVLNDSMNNGSFVSGGKVKCDMKKGDINLSEIIKEVVMSEEISKKHQGVSINLVGFDSPIILDGDRENIKFVFSGIIGNAIKYSQHGSTVYVEGKVEDGGVRVFVKDTGLGIPEEDKEKIFSKHFRGSNTSGVDGHGFGLYFCKKIIFEHCGNIKFYPNQEKGTVFEIFLPKR from the coding sequence ATGAAATTAAATATTTTCAAAAAGCTCAAAGAAGGTGATTTCTGTCCACCAGAGCAAGATGACTCAAGAGATCTTTTGTATTTTATTTCTCACAAGCTTTCTTCTGAGCTAACCAAGATAAAATGGGGTATAGAGGAACTTTCTTCTTCTCAAATGGATGACCAAAGACGAGATTTTCTTTCCAGTAAAATAAAAGAAGCCGTTAACTCCTCTATCTCTGTATTGAATGATTCAATGAACAACGGTTCTTTTGTCTCAGGAGGCAAGGTCAAGTGTGATATGAAAAAGGGTGATATAAATCTTTCTGAAATTATAAAAGAGGTTGTTATGAGCGAAGAGATATCGAAAAAGCACCAAGGTGTTTCTATAAATCTTGTTGGTTTTGATTCACCGATCATTCTCGACGGAGACAGAGAAAACATAAAGTTTGTTTTTAGTGGAATTATAGGAAATGCTATCAAGTATTCTCAACATGGATCAACTGTATATGTCGAAGGCAAGGTAGAAGATGGAGGTGTAAGAGTTTTTGTAAAAGACACAGGCCTAGGTATACCAGAAGAAGATAAAGAAAAGATTTTTTCTAAACATTTTCGTGGATCAAATACTTCTGGTGTAGATGGACATGGTTTTGGTTTGTATTTTTGTAAAAAGATAATATTTGAACATTGCGGTAATATAAAGTTCTACCCAAACCAAGAAAAGGGAACTGTTTTTGAAATATTTCTACCTAAAAGATAA
- a CDS encoding SET domain-containing protein-lysine N-methyltransferase → MKNKKHTNTGYKVKKSFSGFGLFATRDYKKGEEIIEYTGKIISNKEADKKMGRYLFELSSRRTIDGSGRENTARYINHSCEPNAEAINHGNKVMIEAKKKILSGEEITYDYGKEYVAEFIAPYGCLCGKCSNSKKK, encoded by the coding sequence ATGAAAAACAAAAAACACACAAATACAGGTTACAAGGTCAAAAAATCCTTTTCAGGATTTGGTCTTTTTGCTACTCGTGATTACAAAAAAGGGGAGGAGATAATAGAATACACCGGAAAAATTATTTCTAACAAAGAAGCCGACAAGAAGATGGGAAGATACCTTTTTGAGCTTTCTTCTAGGAGGACCATAGATGGTAGTGGTAGAGAAAATACTGCAAGGTATATCAATCACTCTTGCGAACCAAACGCAGAAGCTATAAATCACGGAAACAAAGTTATGATAGAAGCCAAGAAAAAGATTCTTTCTGGAGAAGAAATAACCTATGACTATGGCAAAGAATATGTAGCAGAATTTATCGCACCTTACGGGTGTCTTTGTGGTAAGTGTTCTAACTCCAAGAAAAAGTAG
- a CDS encoding dCTP deaminase — MILTDKKIKEEIESGSIIIEPFIPENLGTNSYDVRLSEYLAIYKSAILDAKEKNEIEHLTIPDDGFIIHPGTLYLGTTIEYTETHAHVPFLEGKSSVGRLGIDIHATAGKGDVGFEGFWTLEISCTQPVKIYAGMPIGQLIYFEISGEVENSYNKKKSAKYINEDPRPMGSMMYKNFPLK, encoded by the coding sequence ATGATCCTTACAGACAAAAAAATAAAAGAGGAAATAGAGAGCGGATCGATTATTATCGAACCATTCATTCCTGAGAATTTAGGTACTAACTCCTACGATGTTCGACTTTCTGAGTATCTGGCTATTTACAAAAGTGCAATACTAGATGCAAAAGAAAAAAACGAGATCGAACACCTGACAATCCCAGACGATGGATTCATCATACACCCTGGAACGTTGTATCTTGGTACAACTATCGAATACACAGAAACTCACGCTCACGTTCCTTTCTTGGAAGGAAAATCTAGCGTTGGTAGGCTTGGTATAGATATCCATGCTACAGCTGGAAAAGGAGATGTTGGGTTCGAAGGATTCTGGACACTGGAAATATCTTGTACACAACCAGTCAAGATATATGCCGGTATGCCGATAGGGCAACTCATCTATTTTGAAATCTCAGGAGAAGTTGAGAACTCGTACAACAAGAAGAAAAGTGCGAAATATATCAATGAAGATCCTAGACCAATGGGTTCGATGATGTACAAAAATTTTCCTCTGAAATAA
- the nusG gene encoding transcription termination/antitermination factor NusG, producing MSKQEVTGQRHWYAVHTYAGYENAVERNLKQRIESLGMQDKIFNVIVPTEKIVKVKGGKRVEAEEKIYPGYVLVDMIVTDDSWYVVRNTPRVTGFVGAGVNPVPLDQKEIDELFGRMKGDDKVSHDIKISVDDIVMVTDGPFKDSEAKVSYVDHERGKIKVLVSLFGRETPVELDFLQIKKI from the coding sequence ATGTCAAAACAAGAAGTTACAGGACAAAGGCATTGGTATGCTGTCCACACATACGCGGGTTATGAAAATGCTGTTGAGAGAAATCTAAAACAGAGAATAGAATCTCTTGGTATGCAGGACAAAATATTCAACGTTATCGTCCCTACAGAAAAAATAGTAAAGGTAAAAGGAGGTAAAAGAGTAGAAGCAGAAGAGAAAATATATCCTGGTTACGTTTTGGTTGATATGATCGTTACAGATGATTCTTGGTATGTTGTTAGAAACACTCCTCGTGTTACAGGTTTCGTTGGGGCGGGTGTAAATCCTGTTCCTCTAGATCAAAAAGAGATAGACGAATTGTTCGGAAGAATGAAAGGTGACGACAAGGTCTCACACGATATCAAAATATCTGTTGACGATATAGTTATGGTTACAGACGGTCCATTCAAGGATTCTGAGGCCAAGGTCTCATATGTCGACCATGAAAGAGGAAAAATCAAGGTTCTGGTATCACTCTTTGGTAGAGAAACTCCAGTAGAACTAGACTTCCTACAGATTAAAAAAATATAA